A stretch of DNA from Macrotis lagotis isolate mMagLag1 chromosome X, bilby.v1.9.chrom.fasta, whole genome shotgun sequence:
tcttcaacatcattattattgttacataCCATCAGAAGTGTCTGTCTGTGGAGTATATCCATCGGATAGATTGAAAGTCCCATTATCAGTCCAAGACACTTCTGATATGTCTGTGTCAGACACAGATAGCTCTTTGGCAACAGTTGTAAGGCTAACCTGTGAAAATAGAAAAGTGAAATATTAAATTTTCACTCAAACCATCTTTTCTTGTGCAAAAACTAGCAAAAGTAATTGtgagataaaaatgacaaattatttaacaaatGTGTGTTTTCCTTATGGAGCTAAATCACCTCCCAGAAATACTGAAGTTCCACCATAACGAACATTCAACTTTTTTGCAGGTAAGTGAATttttcaaacaaattcaaaagaaaacaaatgaaaattaaatagaaagtaCCTTAGGACAAAGGGCTGAGAAGTCCAATTCACTGtcatctttttgatttttttctttatttccctctgttgagaaaaaaaaaaaatcacacacacacacacaaacaacacaTCAGTTTCCTAACTTTACATCAAGTACTACATATCTTGTCTTCCATGGCTTCTCTTCATGCCTATCCCACATATCTCAAATACTCAAACACTTCCAAATCTTGAGTGTTTGCACAATAGGAACCTCATTTATGAGCAGAATAAGTTATTTATATAGGGAACTATCATTGGCTCAGAGAAGCTGAGTGGGAAGTCAGTTTTCCTGTTTCTTCTATTCTCTCCCCCTTGTTAtgattcttttctattccatCTTACTTCTTTTTTGTAGGCTTTTACAACTCCATAATATCAACATCCCACTCTCAAATTAATGTAACTTacactaaataatttaatcaaaaatagcaaaatataaaatgtttaaaccTTTTACTACCACAGCACTCCCTATTTTAaactcattcatttaacaaatgtagACTAATGGGTAAAACATTTAGATGAGAGAGGAATTGTGGTGAGGAACACATAAAAACATAAGAAACTGTGCACAAGGAACTTGCTTTCCTGAGAATTTAGACTGAAAAAATCCCTTCAAGTttctaatttaaataaaatttatctacTTTTTGGAGCAATAGAAACAGTAGTTAGTACAAGACTTTTCTTACAGAGAAACTTCTTAAACCTAATTCAACAAATCTAATTCAATGATTCATGTATGTAGGTTTTATTTCATATGCAGAACCTCAATTTTTAATCTCACTTACCAGATCTTTCTCGCCTCTTTTGGTTAATATATTCTCCTATTCCAAAATCTAGTTTCAGCAGAAATGACTTGATCTTGCTGTATACTCTTTGTCCAAATTCATTGCACTTAAACAGTGGACACAAAAAGGCACAGAGTactaaaagaaacaaaggagaaagaaagcattTCTTTTCAAGGGCTCAGAATTCTAGGagtaaaaaaaaaggcattgaaTGTTCCTTACTGTCAAATAAGTGTTTATTTCTTGGGAAAAGTACTGTGCAATGGACAGAATAGAAATTGAAAACACAAAATAATGAACTTATTTGACAAACAATGCAGCCTTTCAGTTTCCCTCtctcatcttcatcatcaccatTGTTACCATAGACAACTTTAACAATAAGCCTTTTTCAAAAGCTGGCAGTAAACCAGAGTTCTATCCATTCATGCCCTTGCAACCTGAAAGTTGTAAGCCAAGGGACTTGTATGTGAGctatttcattttcatgaaaaataaaattcagtgtGATGTATTACAGGAATTGGGGGATGACCAGAGGAGGAGTTATATAGCTCTGTCACTTAATAGCTCCTTGCGttcttcattgataaaatgagatatgttGGTAGAGTAGATAGTCAATCTTGATCTAGTTCCTCTTACAAgtattttattaagcacttagaatgtgcttttttaaaagcaaaaatagttccaTCCTTCAAATAggttacatcttttttttaaaaaaacatttgatttttttgcaaggcagtggggttaagtggcttgcccaaggccacatggctaggtaattaagtgtctgaggccagatttgaactcaggtactcctgactccaaggtcagtgctctatccactgtgccacctagctgccccaaatagcTTACATCTAATGGGAGAGGAAACACATATAAATCTGGACATAGAACATAAATATGGAAGTTGGAAGGTAACTCTGGAAGGGACAAGGGCAGTAGCAGGAGAATCTAGCAAATATCTCTTGGAGAAGGTGACACTCGAGCAAGTTGAATCTTAAAGAAAGCTACAGAATCTCTCAGAAAATTATATTTGCCACAATTATATCACAACTACAGTAAGAATTAAACAAAGATAAGACTTACATACAAAGTAGGAGAGTATGACTCCAGGAATGTAACTTCCTAAGATTGTAAAAAATGTGCACACACTGCAGACCAGGAGGCAAAACtagaagttaaaaaattaaaaaaaaaaaaaagaactggcattcagtatttttattattgctatctatctatctatctatcccacCACCACCCAAAATTATTTAAGTTATTTGttgggaattttaaaaataactaaagtAATTAAACTAACATTTATGATTagttcaagtaaaaaaaaatccttaacctTAGGGGTTATCACTAacaattattctctctctctctctcttttacttttgtgctttttttatcCTCTCCtatacttttgtttatttttattgttataatgCATATAATTAATTCATATACTGATCTAATTTAGCTTTTTTGAGATTATCTTATATGCCTTTCTAAAATTCCTTATAATCCTTATATTTGCCATTCTTGATCACATACTTTATACCACATGTATACTGTAatacaatatattctttcaaCATTATATGGACAGAAAAAGTTTTTCATACAACCACTCTCACATTAAAGACTATCTCCTTCCCTTGGCAACAGACCAAGAATAGCTTCACATCAATACTTGTTCACAATAACTTTAAAAGATACATGGGGCTAACTGATGACACAATGATTCACAACCATAATTATCATTATGATGATAACACTGCTATCAAAACAATGGAAAGTTTGATGCTACTCAGTAAATGTCTTTTCAATAAAGTACCATTTTATGAAAAATTGGGCACTCTAAGAAGCTCATTCTCCAAGTCAAATTTCATAAGCACAGTATTCCAAAACTTATATACAAATATGTCCAGGTAGCAAGCAGCATCATAGTCTTGACTTTTCTTTTCCCCAACTCTTGCTTTACCAATGCACTGAAGACATAAATATTGTTATGAGGAAGACAGGCTATGAAAAGTTAATTGTTTCCATCAAATGCATCTAAAGGATAAAATGACCACCAACAACCTATCCCACTCCCCTTGCTGACAAACTACTATTCTCCAAATTCTGACTTAACTCTTCAAGTGAACCATCTttgtaaacattttcttttttgcctttatttataaattaagactaataatattcaattaaaataatatgctttaaaaTTGCATCATAAAGACATGCTGACCATTTCCCATAATGGAAGACTCCTTCTAGAATGGCCTTGTTGCCTATGGCAAGAGAGCTACTTATTCATTAGGAAAGTCTCAAAAGATAAGAATTTCAAAAGACTGGTACCTGACTGGAAACAGGGACAGTAACAGGAAACATAGGCTAGAAAGAGGAACTTGAAGTGAGTCTACCAAGGCATCCCCAAAATCTAGGAATCTTAATAAAATCCTGATGACTAGAGCCTCCAAAGTAAACTATAGCACCCTGTTACAAACACTGtgagttttttttgttgttttttttttagtttttgcaaggcaaatggggttaagtggcttgcccaaggccacacagctaggtaattattaagtgtctgaggccagatttgaacccaggtactcctgactccaaggctggtgctctatctactgcaccacctagctgcccctgtgagaTCTGTATACTAGCTGAGACCAAGAGAAAATGGGAGGAAAAGTTAATTTATGCCTTGTATTATTTGaatataatacattatttttatagtattttctccttggtcTAGGTGACAGTAAATTTCATGAACATATTTCAGTTAATGAgctataaaaaaattcaaatctctATTTGTCCACCCTtgttaaaacaaagaattttctaAATTCTGCATGAGTTTTCTTGGGGACTGTCACTTCCTCATTGGGGCCTATATGAAGTTACACCTATTTTGTACACAGGGAGGAGGGATAATGTGATTTATTCTGTTGTTTGTTTAGAGTCCTGAGTAAATTACTTTCCCTATTCTAccataattaaatatttgttatttgatttgTGACTCTTGTATGGTCTAGAAATAGTATAGCCCAGAATGAGATACTGAGCCATATTTGTGCAATTAGGGAAAAAACATACCTATGAACTTGATTACCAGAGGTGAGGGTATTTCATGcttaaaaggaatttgaaaaaagGATATGTAGGAGAAAGGGAAACATACCTtctgaaaaagtaattaaaagaaGAATGTCTAAATTTCATGTTAACTTTTTatagacaattattttttttgcaaggcaatggggtaaagtggcttgcccaaggccacacagctaggtaattattaagtgtctgaggctgcatttgaactcaggtcctcctgactccagggccagtgctctatctactgcaccacctagctgcccctatagacAATCTTTGACATGatgaaatatgaagaaattaagatgTGGAACAAAATTAGGATCTGTTTTTAAATACCAGGGACCAAATAATTTCAGAATACTTTTGGTGATCCAAGCTTTTCTCTGAAATACTAGTCAGTTTTTATAACAATGACTTTTTGGaggaagttaggtggtacagtggatagagcatgggtcctggagtcaggaggacctgagttcaaatacggcctcagacacttaacaattgcctagttacgtgaccttgggcacgccacttaaccccattgctgtaaataaataaataaaataaataacttttttttaaagtgacacTGTATGGCTGGGTAATCAAGAAACAGCACATAAATCAAGAGCAATGGAGAAGGTCTGTGAGCATTCACAGCAGCATATTGCCAACAAACAACTGGGGAAGGGGCATAAAGCATATATTGGACTGCTCACATAAGGAAGAGGTTGAAAGGGCTGAGGTTAACAGTTTGCATTGTTCCACTGGTATTTGTGTTATAATCTTAATAAATACTGACAATAGCTACCATGTATGGAGcactttcaagtttgcaaagcaccTAAAACTATCTCATTTTACTCTCACAACCTCTCTGGAGTTAGGtgtctcactttacagataaggaaatggaaacagaGGTTAAACCACTCTGCTCAGTTTTTATTAGAGATCTGTGGCTGAATCTGAACtaaggccttcctgactccatgtccagcaTCTCTCCAAGCAGGTTACCTGGTAACCTCGAAAAGAAGGCCCCAGTGCAGAAATAatctttaagaaacaaaaaaaaactctttataatatttcacagtaagactaaaatataatatgataataattaaaGTGATTGCAATCTTTAGTGCTCATCCTGAGAAGAAGACCAGGGAACTTGATAGTTCCTCTTTATAAGGTAGAAATCTATTGTTAGTGCTGCCACACCTAGGTGTAGTCCTATTCCCATAGGGTTTGACTTAGAAGTTGCTGAAAAGTAAAGGGGGTCTCTCTACAACCATGTTGCTATGGTAACAAGTCTCATAGGAGGCATTACTGCACATTATCCCCATGTGATATCTTCAGTTATTCTCCTTTCAAAAAAGTTAAAGGAGTCCTCTCTATGATACCTCCTTCCccacaaattcaattcaacattgaAGATTTATTATTCAGTTTGTGTTAAAAAAAGGACTTCccataatatgtattttatttttttcttatcattagTATTTCTACCAAATGCTTCCTTTTTACAATAGGATTTCAGTTTTGAAATCAAATTGTCATAATTTTTTCAGACAGAAAActttccaaatatatacatatatatttttaatttggggaggaaagagggaagaaagaaattagttttattttcttatagctGTAGCCAAATGAGAATCATGCTGAATTCATAAAGTTATTTATGGCTTATATTATTTGAACATAGCAAATGATAGTTTCTCCTTAAGTATGGGTTACAAGAAATctcaaattcagaataaaaatgtgACTGACATCATGCTAATACAAACTAGCATATATGTATACCTCtctaaaaatctttttatgataaacataatattcatttatataatactttttaacatttataaGATTATTCCTCTATAATAACTCTGTGAAATAGACTATTCAAGTATTATAATTATTCCTAATTTAGAACTGTGAAAAAGTGGCTCACCCAGGGCAACCTAAGTCAATGTAGTGGCAGGACTGGAATTTTAATCCAGGTTGTCTGCCtccaattttaattatttctctcataatatattttctttatagcCTATTATGATTAATGAATCTTTTCAATCTGATATAATAAGTGAGGTCATTTATTTCCAAATCTGTTGAGTGCTATAATAAAAGTAATGATTACCAAGTACAATGAAACTTGCCTTGCCAGGATTCTGCTGCTTAAAGAGTGTCATTTCCTGAAGAAACAAGCTGAAGTTCATCCATGATTCTGCAATACATTGGTTGAGTCTGGACTTTTCATCAGCTTTGGAATTTACCACTTCCCAGctaaaacagagagaaagaaactttGGATGATTGATAATAACACTTAAAGTAATTTTATCTGGAATTTACTAACAACCAAATAATCAAAGGGTGAATGTCCATAATGGATTCAACACTGGTTGTTTGGTCAActtttcagaaaattttgaaagccTAAGCTGAGTAGCCAAGTATTTCATAGCCTCTCTTTCTACCATCAACTGGTATATACAGTACTGCAAACTAATTTGAGTAGTAACCTAAGAAAACATTACCAAGATAATAAACTTGCTAAGTAAAACAACATATTTCAAAGTGCAACAAGAGGAAACTTCAGAGGCAAGAAAGTCTGTTGAACATTAGAAACTCCTATACTATTCAACTGAaccatatttttatttcctttttaaaattcccAGTATGTATCAAGTTAATAGGCTTTTCTCTTATCAAAGTATCAAGCATCAGCTCCTAggcaggaaagaaaaataaatgagagaaaagagtcataaattcaaatctatttgttttctctctatatataattttgatagcCAAAGAGAAGTTTGTTGTttagacaatattttttttttggtttaaaatatcattacaatatccttttgtttttaaatttaaggcaatgggggctaagtgacttgcccaaggtcacacagctaggtaattattacgtgtctgcgtctggatttgaactcaggtgctcctgagtccagggctctatccactgcaccacctagctgcccctacaatgtCCTTCTTAATATGGACTATAACATCCAAGAGAATTCTTTGGCTAGTAACCTGCTATAAACAAAAGTTCCCAGACAGATGGGTTAATGTATTCTGTTTGATCTCAGTATTCTCCTACCTCATTGACCCTTAAGACCCCTGCTCCCagctaattaattaataaatacctGATGTTATTTTATGCTTACTGTAAATATGCCCAATAAAACTGTACCAGATTGATATGCCATTTCCctagaaaaactttttttcctgataattCTTTTCTGAACTAgtatttaatttctattattatagCATAGTGATAGAAGCAGACAATACATTCATCATTAAgtaaaaactacaaaaatgaattaTCATTAAATGTTTAAATCTAATACCTTGATTGATGTACTTTTTTATGTAATCAAATTTGTTATATGATCtagttctttcctctttccctttctcctatacTTACTAAATAATCTTTTATGAAAcagagaaatacaaagataaaaaaggtaCAAGGTTATGATCTCAAGCAGTTTAAAATTTCATAAgttgattatattatatatacctgTCACACATAGAATATAAACACAAAGTACAAAGTACCATGATATTGAGTATTGTTGATATTGTCTGTAAgagtatatttgaaaataatcaaATGTAGTCACGTGGAAAAATTCCTAGATTGGGAAATGAAAGAGAGGGGTCTAGGTCTTGGTTCTGTCACAAACTGGCTATGAAATTCTGGATAAAACTGCAAGTTCTTTGCCCCTCagtttttcttatataaaaaaaaagaatgttgaagcAAAAATTATGCTTGAGGTGCCACCAACCTCTAAAATTCTTTGGTTCTAAATGTCAGCCATCCCATTAGACAACACtatcttcattccttccttctccacCCCCCAATCCCAGCTCAGTTCTCTTTCCTAGTATCATTTAAGTGTTCCACTTTTAGAGATAGAACTTTCTAGGAAAAGTGATTACCTCATTCCTAGAATCCAAAGTCAGAAAGGAAATGTTGTTCATGATTATTTGATATTTGGAGTGTATTACAGATGACATGTGGATGATGCATGTAGTTGCTTAGAATATTAGATTCTAGGCTTTCCTAGAAAGTCCTTTCCTGAAAACATTTAAGTAAGAGAAAGAAACCCGTGTGAATGTTGGACTGACCCATAGGAAACTGATCttttcattggggaatggctcccTTCCCATTATCCTTGGAAGTAAGATGACATACAGCAATAGAGATTTAAGGGACTGAAATATACATAAGACCTTAAAAAAACATTAAGCTattgcagttttttttaataagagagAATTCTTCTATTATTATATCCAAAAGCTAAGTTTTTATTGATGACACTGATCAAAATTCcaatgtttattatttctttcctagTTTTAAGACAGTATTTCCTATATAGtctcctgtttttctttctgtactAAGCTGAAGATTAGAGAGAACTGTCAAAAAGCCATGTAGCTTaatatttccctttttgtcaaaAATATTAGACAAAATACTAATGTAGGGTACTCATTTTTGGTGTAACAGAGAATCCTAATGAAAATGATCTCAGCTCCTTATCTGGTTATGCATTAATAATGTGAAGTTTCCCCTAAAAccaaacctaaaataaaaaattttatctgatattttaaaagaaggcTCTGtgaataaaatcagaataatttacAATTGACCACACCCATGGGGCTGAACCTAGGAGTTGGAGAGGATCATACTGGAGTGAAAAACTAAACATTTGTatagtgaaatgacttgcctaaaattgATTTAAGTAGTATTAAATAGTAGAACTAAGACTGGAATTCACATCTGGCCTCCAGAACTGGCTCTGATACTTATTTGAGAGACAGTGTGATATAATGGAAGAGTCACAGAACCTAGATTCATATTACAGTTCTACTATTTACAACACcagggactttgggcaagtcacttcttcctctctgggcctcattttccttttctataaactATAGGGGATGGTTTGGATGAACTGTGGGAACCTACTCTGGGGTACTTATCATCTGCTGTTAATAGTATACAGCATCATAGAGATGGAATAAAGCTGGTTAAGACTAAGTTAGTAGTCACCCAAACTCCTAAATGTTTTCATATAGAGAAGAATAAACAGAGATAGTGTTTGTAGTGGTCCTCTGACTCTTATGCTGCACACTTTCTTACTGTATCCCACTGCCTTCCTAATAAGTTATTAGTTAGCAGGACTGGAAAT
This window harbors:
- the RETREG1 gene encoding reticulophagy regulator 1 isoform X3, producing MPEGEDFGQGESWEVVNSKADEKSRLNQCIAESWMNFSLFLQEMTLFKQQNPGKFCLLVCSVCTFFTILGSYIPGVILSYFVLLCAFLCPLFKCNEFGQRVYSKIKSFLLKLDFGIGEYINQKRRERSEGNKEKNQKDDSELDFSALCPKVSLTTVAKELSVSDTDISEVSWTDNGTFNLSDGYTPQTDTSDDLDRPSEQEEAFSRDISEFPSLENGMGTNDEDELSLGLPIQYKRKKEQMDSGHRQSKERQSTAGLTLPLSSDQTIQLMGNLAGDVIVAAMSAAIKDQLQQGAQKAFYQPAPSPGEDTDTEEGDDFELLDQSELDQIESELGLTQDQDAEPQQKKSSGFLSNLLGGH